Genomic DNA from Betaproteobacteria bacterium:
CGGCTACGCGATGGACGATCGCCGGCGCTCCAGTGCCATGCTCATGGCACCGATACAGGAATTGGCGCTGTGGGAGCAGATCGTGGGCCAATCCCGTCACAGACATGCGTTGCTCGACACGGGTGTCATGGCGCGCTTGGCGCGCGAAGCATGGACGTTGCAAAACGCGTGGCGCGCGGACTTCTCGGAGCGTACACACGCGCTCTCGGACGATGTACTCGCCTATCGCGACTGGGCCCTGGAGTTCGAGGCCCAATGCCGTGATCGCAACTGGGTTTCGCGCGCGAGGATCGCGGACCTCTTGGCCTTCCAGGCTCACGCAGGGCAGATGCCAGACCGCAAGCCGCTCGTGCTATATGCGTTCGACGCATTGACGGCCCAGGAACGAGATCTCATGGAGCGGTATCGCGCGTGTGGAGTGCCGGTAGAAATATCGGCCCCCGCCACCGCCACCGCTCAATGCCAGCGCCGGATCTATCCAACACCGGACGATGAATTGACCGGTGTCGCATGCAGGATTCGCGCTCTCCTGGAGAGGCAACCCGGCGCCCGCATCGGCGTGGTGATACCGGATTTATCCGCGCAAAGGGCGCACATGATGCGAGTCTTCGATGATGTTCTGGATCCTGGCCGTATTCTTCAATCCAATCCCACTTCCGCGCGCGCCTACAACGTTTCCCTTGGAGTACCCTTGGGCCAGTACGCCCCCGTGCGTGCAGCCCTGAGTATTCTTCGCATGGCGGCCAAGGATCTTTCGTTGCAAGAAACTGGTGCGCTATTAGTGGGACCTTTCGTGGCCGGCGCGGCGCGTGAACTCGCGGACCGTGCCTTGCTCGATGCGCAGTTGCGCCAGCGGGGGAACCTCCTCATCACCTTGGAACGGCTGTGCGAATTCGTTGCCGAGATGAACCAGCGCTCCGGCGGGAAGTGCGAGATCCTCGATCACAAGTTGTCGCAACTGCTCTGCGCCGCGGTGCCCATGCGGCGCAAGCGCCAATTGCCTTCGGCGTGGATCGATGGATTTCTCTCCTTGCTTTCCGTGCTTGGATGGCCTGGGGAGCGCGCGCTTAACAGCGAGGAATACCAAGTCGTTGGAAAATTCCGCGAGATCGCGCAGAGCTTGTCTTGGCTCGACGCAGTGGAAGGGGTGCAAAGTTTTGGCGGCACACTTTCCTGGCTATCTCGCACGCTGGCTGATACCCCATTTCAAGCCGAGTCGAAGCATGCGCGCGTGCAAGTATTAGGCGTTTTGGAGTCGGCGGGTATCGCCTTCGAGCATCTGTTCGTCGTGGGATTGCACGACGAGGCTTGGCCTTTTCCGGCGCGGCCCAACCCGCTGTTGCCGGTCTCCGTGCAACGCAGCCAGGATATGCCACACGCGAGCGCTTCGTGGGAGGCAGGTTTTGCCCAACGCATGATGAGCCTGTGGCGGAACACGGCGCGAAACCTTACCTATAGCTGCGCCATTCAACACGACGATCTAATGCGCCACCCCAGCCGCCTGCTCGTGAACATGGACGAGGCTCAAGACGACCCACAATCAACATGGGTGAGCTATGCGCGATCCATGCAGGAATCGGTGATGTTGGAGGACATCGGGGGCGAATCCGCCCCTTCCTTGCCTTCCGGTTACGAAGCCGTGGGAGGTGCCGCGGTTTTGCACAACCAAGCGGCCTGTCCCTTCCGCGGTTTTGCCATTCACCGGCTGGGGGCCCGCCCATTGGAAGCAGGAAGATTGGGACTGGACGCGCGTGAGCGCGGTGCACTCTTGCACCGGGTGCTCGCGTCGTTCTACTCCGAAGTGACGTCGCAGAGCGCATTGCTCGCCTTGAGCGAGGAAGCGCTAGAGAAGACTCTCGTCCGTTGTGTGGACCGCGGCCTTATGCTGGCTAAGCAGCACAATCCTGGCGCGGTTTCGCCGGCTTTCGGTGCCATCGAGCGGCGGCGCTTGGCGGCGCTCCTGGCGAAGTTCTTCGAGATGGAGAAAAAGCGTGCTCCCTTTGAGGTTGCGGCGTGCGAAGAAGCACGTGTGGCCGAGGTGAGCGGATTGCGGCTGAAGGTTCGCATCGACCGCATCGACAGACTCCCCGGTGGCCGTAGTGTGATCCTCGACTATAAGACAGGCAGGGCATCCACTTCGGGTTGGTGGGATGAACGCGTGGATGAACCTCAACTTCCCCTCTATGCGATCACGGACTCTGGAGAGGTCGCCGCGGTGAGCTTCGCGCAATTGCGCGCGGATCAGGTGGCGTTCAAGGGTGTCGCGCGGGATGAGGGCTTATTGCCGGGGGTTTCCGTATTAGGAGATGGCGAGAGTTGGCCGGCGTTTCTCGGCAAATGGCGAAAGTCATTGGAACATTTGGCGCGCGAGTTTCTGGCTGGGCATGCCGCGGTGGATCCAAAAAAATATCCAGGCACCTGCCAGTACTGCCATTTGGGTCCGCTTTGCCGGGTCAAGGAAGTGCTCAGTGCAGTGGCTCCCGATGAGGAGGTTCCCGATGAATAGTGCCGCGCATCCTCCCGACGCGGCACAGCGTGCGCAAGCCTTGGATACTAAGTGCTCGTTCATCGTGCAGGCCCCGGCGGGTTCGGGGAAAACCGAGCTTCTTGTGCAACGCTTCCTCGCGCTCCTCGCCACGCTGGAGGCCCCGGAAGAAGCGATCGCGATCACCTTCACACGGAAGGCGGCGGCGGAAATGCGCCAGCGCGTTTTGGAGGCGCTTGATCTCGCGGATCACGATCAAGCTCCTCGCGAGCCGCACCGCTACCAAGCGTGGATGCTGGCGCGTGCCGTGCGGGAGCAAGACCGCCGCCTTGATTGGGGGTTGATGGAAGCGCCTGCTCGCTTGCGTATCCAAACGTTCGATTCGTTGTGTGCAAGCTTATGCCGCCAGATGCCATTGGTGGGCGGATTTGGGGCGCAGTACAAGGCCATCGAGGACGCGGGCCCGATGTACATCGAGGCCGCGCAGCGCACGCTAGTCATGCTCCACGAGGATACGCAATGGGCCGCCTGTATTGGCCAAGTCCTCGCCCATCTCGATAATGATTTCGCGGCGGCGCAAAGCTTGCTCGTCGAAATGCTCCGCAAGCGCGATCAGTGGTTGCGGCATGTGACGAGCCAGGAGTGCCTGGAAAGGCAGACCTTGGAGGAAAGTCTTGCCCACATGATCGAGGATGATCTCGCGTGGTTGCTGGCGCTTTTTCCAATGCAGTTCGAGCAAGAGTTGGTGGCGCTTGCGCGGTATGCCGCGGGCAATCTCGAGGCCCAAGGCAGGGCATCTCCTATCCGGGCGCTGCTTGATCTTCCATCGCTTCCCGGTACGCGCGTGCAAGATCTTCCTGGCTGGCTGGCAATAGCCGAGTTGCTCTTGACGCAAGCTGGGTCACTGCGTGCCACGGTGGATGCGAGGATAGGTTTCCCGGCTGCAAAGGCCGCGGCGGCTAAACGGTTGTGCGATGAATACAAGGCGCGGTACCAGTCTTTCCGCGCGGTGCTCGCAGTTCATGATGAGTTCTTGGAAGCCTTGCATGCCACCCGGGAACTCCCGCCTGCCCAATACACCGGCGCGCAATGGGCCGCCCTAGAAGCCCTCATGGAGGTGCTGCCGCTCGCGGCAGCTCAGCTTACCTTGGTTTTTCAAGAGCAGGCGAGGGTGGATTTCGCCGCCATTTCCCAAGCGGCCATTCGAGCCATGGGGGCCAGTGATGCTCCCACCGATCTTGCTCTGTCACTCGATTACCGTATCCGCCACTTGTTAGTGGATGAATTTCAGGATACCTCACAGAGCCAGTACCAATTGCTGGAATGCCTTACCGCGGGCTGGCAGCCGGGCGACGGGCGCACGTTGTTTGCCGTGGGAGACCCCATGCAGTCCATCTACCGCTTTCGGGAAGCCGAAGTGGGGCTCTATCTGCGTGCCCGCGCGTCGGGGATCGGGTCAGTTAGATTAGAGCCTCTCACGCTGTCGGCTAATTTCCGTTCAGACGCGAGCTTGGTGGACTGGAGCAACGAGTGTTTTTCGAAACTGCTGCCTAAATCGGAAAATACGCCGAGCGGAGCGGTACCCTTTAGCCCTTCTACCGCGATGCGCACTGGCCTACCGGCGCCTGGGGTAAGCGTGCATGCGTTGATAGGCGGCGCCCGGCAACAGGAAGCGGCACGCGTACGCGGCATCATCGAAGATGAGCGCCAGCGTGGGAGCGAGGGACGCATCGCGATCCTTGTTAGCAGCAGGACCCATCTTACAAGTATTCTTCCCGCGCTTCGCCACGCCGGGTTCGCGGTGCAGGCGGTGGAAATCGAATCCTTGGCGGACCGCCCGGTGGTGATGGATTTGTCCGCGCTCGCGCGCGCCCTTGCGCATCCCGCCGATCGTATCGCGTGGTTGGCGGTCTTGAGGGCACCTTGGTGCGGCCTCGGTCTGGCGGATCTGGAAGTTCTGGCGAGTGCCGGCGGCCGCCCGCACGATAGACCGATTCTGGAGACCCTGCGAAGCATGCCGGTGCTGGAATCCATGAGTGTTGACGGACGCATGCGGGCCGCGGACCTAGCCTCGAAGTTATCGCGGTTCATGGAAGACCGGCAACGGCAGCCAGTGCGCCGCTGGGTTGAAGGAGCATGGACCGCGCTCGGCGGACCGGCGTCCTATGACGATGCTAATGCCTTGGCGGATGCGCAAGTGTTTTTCGAGCTTCTCGATGCGTTGGAAGAGGAGGGCGGCCTTGATGCTGGCCGGCTCTCCGGAGAAGTAAAGCGGCTGTTCGCGAGCGCGAACACGGCCGGGGAAAACCCCGTGCAAGTGATGACGATCCACAAGGCAAAGGGGCTGGAGTTCGATACAGTCATCATTCCTGGTCTTGGATACAAGCGTGCCGCGGATGCACAACAATTGTTGCGTTGGATGGAATGGCCAAGACCTCGCGGCGGTTCCGGCCTCTTGTTAGCTCCCATTGGAATCAACCGATCGTCCGATGATCCCATCTATCGCGCCCTATCTCGCATGGAGCGAGTTCGTGCAAGACACGAAGAAGTGCGGCTACTCTACGTGGCGGCGACGCGCGCGAAATCCAGCTTGCATTTGATCGGACACTTGAATATTGGGAGCCAGGGCCAAGTGCGCGCTGCCCCCAATAATGGCTCCTTGCTGGAGCATCTATGGCCGGTTATCGGCCATCACTTCGGCACTTTGCCCCTACCCCCGCCGGTTGTTCCTTCGGTAGGCCGCGCACCACGGCCGCTACGGCGCCGGCTGTCCAACCGGGAGCTTCCGTTTCCCGCCGCCGGTATTCGTGGATTGGACATGTCTCAGATTGCAGTATCCACGGCGGAGGTGGAATTTTCTTGGGCGTCGGAGGCCGCCAGGACGGTGGGTGTGGTGGTACACCGGGTGTTACAGCGGATTGCCGCGGAAGGCGCGGAGCATTGGACATCCACTAGAACCGGCGGCAACTCATTTGAACGCGATCTGCGAGAGTTGGGACTGCCCGACTTGGAAATTCCCGCGGCGACTGCGCGAATTCGGCGGGCGGTCATTCAGGTCATGGAGGATCCCCGGGGCCGGTGGATCCTCTCATCTCATCAAGAGGCGGGCTCCGAGGTGCGCCTGACGGGATTGCTAGATGGGCAACTTATCACGGCGGCCCTTGATCGTACCTTCATCGATGACCATGGTGTGCGATGGATCATCGATTTCAAGACTGGAACCCACGAGGGAGCGGGCCTAGCGCAGTTTCTGGATAGGGAGCAGGCTCGTTACATCGGCCAGCTCGAGCGCTACGCCGCCCTAATGCGCCAACTCGGCGAGCAGCGCCCCATAAGGCTGGGGCTGTATTTCCCTATCATGCGCCAATGGAGGCAATGGGAGCCAACGTCACACAATTAGCGGGGTCATGGAATCTGAATATTTCCGCCACCGGGCATTCCCGTGGGTGGAAACCCTGAAGCTCCTGCCTGCGGGATAACGATGGACGAGGCCGATTGCCTTCTTAACTCCTGGATGTCCCGCATGGTTCGCTCGACTGCGTCCTTGGCGGCTGCGGCGTAGTTAGACACGGCCTCTTGCAAGGAGTCCGCATAGATTTCAAAGCTAAGCGGTAGCGCGCCCATGGAGGTATACATCTGGGCTTCGCCCACGTATAGGGTGGTGCGCACGCCATCCGCGGCGCCGTCCGCTTTGACCGGATACATCACCCGAATCATGCCTACCTTCCTGTCGGTAAAGACCTCCTATTTGTAGAGGGAGTTAGGATCCATTTTCGCATCGGCCGTACGGTCGTCGTGGCGCTCAGCCATGGGGATTACCTCCAGTTTCAAGGGGTTGGGCAGATGAAAGAGTAACAGACATTGCCCTATTCATAGATTGAACGCCCATTGCGCCCATCCCCTGGGTTTGTCGAAATCTTGACCTTCCCATAACCGGCGGGCGACGGTATCCAGACACCAATATCTTCAAACCTCGCCGCCGCCTATCTTCGCCGCCGTGATTCAGGGCGTTCCATTGAAGTCATGCGCTATCTAGGGTGGCGTTGGGGCGAGATCCTTTCGACGGATGCGGCGCCATGAATCCGGAATGTCAATTTAATGTTCGTGTTCATCATGATCCGGCATCAGGCTGAATTAACTAAAAAAAGCTAGTGAAGACCAACGGGGATGGACTGTTGGCCGGATCCCAAGCATTGAGCATGGTCAAGCTTCCTGAGTTTCAAGGAGAGCTCGTTGCATTCTTTCGTTTTGACACTTGAGGGTTTGATGTAGGGAAATACCAGTTACGCACTGCATGGCATGGATCGCGCTGAATGCCCCCCACAACAAACGAGGATGGATAAGCATGGTCGATCTATTCGGGAGGCAAGTTCGGGTCGCTTCTTTTCTTCATGCATGCGTGGAGGGAAGCGTGTTCTTCCTTCTCATGCTGCTGGCGACTAGCATGAGTGAGCAATCCTTGTCGTCCTTAGCATTGAATCCCATGGTCCCCGCGGCGTTATTCGCGGGCATGCTTGTGGCCGTCAATGGCGTGCTTGGGGTTTACCAAATCGGTAGGCAGGCAGTCAACGGCGAGTCCGCGTTGAGATCCCTAACGGCGCTCATTATCGGTTGTGGCGGGGCCTACGCAGTCTTTCGGCTGTTGCCCGACGGTGAGCTGTACCAAACGGCCATCGGATGGACGACGATCATTGGCGTCGTCGCAGTAGTTACTTTTCGTAAGCCCATCTTGGATACGATCTCCCGGGCAGTCACGGGGTGGTTCTCCCATAGAGTGCTAGTGCTCGGTACAGGCGCGGGAGCCTTGGAGGTCGATAAGACCCTGAGCGCAATGAGCGGAAGTGGAATCAAGCTAATTGGCTTCTATCCTGTTAGCGCATCCGAGCCTGTTTTGGTTTCCGGAAATCGCGTGCTTAATACTCAAGTGGGGGTCGAAGAGCTTGTTCGAACCTATCGTGTGGACCAAGTCATCGTGGCGGTAAAGGAACAACGCGGTGGCGTTTTGCCCTTGCGCCAATTGCTCGATTGCCGTCTTCATGGCGTGAAAGTCACCGATTTG
This window encodes:
- a CDS encoding DNA helicase UvrD; the encoded protein is MPRWIQKNIQAPASTAIWVRFAGSRKCSVQWLPMRRFPMNSAAHPPDAAQRAQALDTKCSFIVQAPAGSGKTELLVQRFLALLATLEAPEEAIAITFTRKAAAEMRQRVLEALDLADHDQAPREPHRYQAWMLARAVREQDRRLDWGLMEAPARLRIQTFDSLCASLCRQMPLVGGFGAQYKAIEDAGPMYIEAAQRTLVMLHEDTQWAACIGQVLAHLDNDFAAAQSLLVEMLRKRDQWLRHVTSQECLERQTLEESLAHMIEDDLAWLLALFPMQFEQELVALARYAAGNLEAQGRASPIRALLDLPSLPGTRVQDLPGWLAIAELLLTQAGSLRATVDARIGFPAAKAAAAKRLCDEYKARYQSFRAVLAVHDEFLEALHATRELPPAQYTGAQWAALEALMEVLPLAAAQLTLVFQEQARVDFAAISQAAIRAMGASDAPTDLALSLDYRIRHLLVDEFQDTSQSQYQLLECLTAGWQPGDGRTLFAVGDPMQSIYRFREAEVGLYLRARASGIGSVRLEPLTLSANFRSDASLVDWSNECFSKLLPKSENTPSGAVPFSPSTAMRTGLPAPGVSVHALIGGARQQEAARVRGIIEDERQRGSEGRIAILVSSRTHLTSILPALRHAGFAVQAVEIESLADRPVVMDLSALARALAHPADRIAWLAVLRAPWCGLGLADLEVLASAGGRPHDRPILETLRSMPVLESMSVDGRMRAADLASKLSRFMEDRQRQPVRRWVEGAWTALGGPASYDDANALADAQVFFELLDALEEEGGLDAGRLSGEVKRLFASANTAGENPVQVMTIHKAKGLEFDTVIIPGLGYKRAADAQQLLRWMEWPRPRGGSGLLLAPIGINRSSDDPIYRALSRMERVRARHEEVRLLYVAATRAKSSLHLIGHLNIGSQGQVRAAPNNGSLLEHLWPVIGHHFGTLPLPPPVVPSVGRAPRPLRRRLSNRELPFPAAGIRGLDMSQIAVSTAEVEFSWASEAARTVGVVVHRVLQRIAAEGAEHWTSTRTGGNSFERDLRELGLPDLEIPAATARIRRAVIQVMEDPRGRWILSSHQEAGSEVRLTGLLDGQLITAALDRTFIDDHGVRWIIDFKTGTHEGAGLAQFLDREQARYIGQLERYAALMRQLGEQRPIRLGLYFPIMRQWRQWEPTSHN